CTTGTTGCTGTGGTATGGCGGTGTCCTGATTGGTGTCGACAAATCGTATTCATTGAGCATTGAGTAAGTGATGGAATGCCTGCAGAGCTATATTCGTTCAATGATTATTGAATGCGCGCGCAGCGATCTTAAATGTAAAGCAATTCGTGGCCGTGATATCAATCGCATTATGTTTTAACCGCCGGACTGACGGAATTGGCCCTTGGGGATGGCGTAAATGTTGTTCGTATTGAAGTGTGCTCGGATCGTTTTCTATTGAGTTGGAATTTCCTTCTTATAGGAAGGGGGAGGAGTCAGGTCATGGCATTAACCTGTATTGATCAGAAGAGCTGATTAATAGGTTCAATTGATAATGAGAAAGAAGAGAATCCATTGAGATTAAAAAGGTTAAATTCCCTTGCTTCGATTAGGGGATATTTAGGATCAAAAAAATAGATTCCCACTTTGTAAATAGGGGAATATTCCTATAAAAATCATTGATTTTCGCTTGTGAGAGCAATTTTAGCATGCTAGAATTTCACTCGGATTTGATGAGGTGTATCAGATATCTATAATTAAAAAATATAGGTTATGAATAAGCAAAAAATCCGATCAAAAAAGAAACTGTCGCCAATCGAAGTATGATTGTTTTTTTTTATGCAAAATAGGACTCTGGCATATGATTTATTCTGCACACTGGCCAGTCAGGATAAATACGTACGTGATTTTTTGATGTTATGGTTTGTACCGTGAATCGATAAAATTAATAATCACTGTAGAGGTGTAGTAATGATGAATAGTAGCGTAATAATTTCTATGTCTATGGAAGTCTCTATGTGTTATTTGCCTGGATCGCAGATTGCTATAACCAAGGACAAATATGAACAGTGGAATATAGTGTTCTAGATTTGTCTGGCCATATTTACCGGTGCGATTCTCTTATAAAAATCAATCCACAGTTGCTGCCACATCACATATTGCTTGATATTGTGAAATGGCGTGTATAGAAAATAAAAAAACAGAAAGAAGGAGGGTATGATGCAAGAAACTGCTTGGCAAGTCTCGCTTGTATTGATGACGATCATAGCATTTGGTTTTGTTTTTGTTGCAATTAATTCTGGTAAACGTATTAAGGATTATCAGCCACTAGTGAAAAGTGCCTATGGCACTCGGACCAAGCTATTCTGGGTTCTGGTATTGGTGTTTTTTCCTGTAATGATATATACCCTGTTCGATCTACCTTATTCACCTGGCCATAGCAAGCAAGATAGCTCGGCAGAACCGCAGGTAATTAATGTGACGGGGCATTCATGGTATTGGCAGATGAGTAATAATGAAGTCACTACCGGAACGCCTGTGGAAATTAATGTCACGAGTGCGGATGTGAATCATGGTTTTGGTATTTATGATACCAACATGAGATTGGTTGCTCAGACTCAAGCTATGCCGGAATACACGAATAAGATTCGGCATACTTTTGATAAAGCAGGCACC
This genomic window from Nitrosomonas cryotolerans ATCC 49181 contains:
- a CDS encoding cytochrome c oxidase subunit II, coding for MMQETAWQVSLVLMTIIAFGFVFVAINSGKRIKDYQPLVKSAYGTRTKLFWVLVLVFFPVMIYTLFDLPYSPGHSKQDSSAEPQVINVTGHSWYWQMSNNEVTTGTPVEINVTSADVNHGFGIYDTNMRLVAQTQAMPEYTNKIRHTFDKAGTYRILCMEYCGVAHHSMMSEIKVININEE